One genomic region from Sphingobacterium sp. UGAL515B_05 encodes:
- a CDS encoding RagB/SusD family nutrient uptake outer membrane protein — MMKTTQRNVRKCSKLSLLLIAFAAASPLLSGCSSMLDVDARHIVNEENKWKDINDARSSLMGVYGLLRTALAQDNGYWMYGELRSGDFSAVNKRDLDVIIAGELNSSYPLVQKLSNWRKFYAVINAANLFIENSGRIVPLDAQYTALNNKIDIAQMRVIKGFCYYLLARTWGDVPIWDKSYEGNFPNIKASPEKEVLAYAENQIKSIKDELPFIYGSETDPVYPTLNYHGSNRDRWNGVLFNRLSANTILAHIAAWSGNYLGASVYADYVLTNASKSGASFNLSSNITTANGFFYNSSNSQLVAFPFKWAEGEASYEGHLEQLTLASPLVSKATPDIYIPNDHIIQVFTEDNDVRYNIAKDGTIASTYFSNIGGQYPIFSKIKVIREGVSGADGSLPLFSSAIVFSRLEEIALLRAEALVVLGQQDLAKGLLDQVRKSRGLNDSPSDADLLDEIFAERRRELLGEGWRWYDLVRYKKLKRNDPEFNKLIDGKGIFWPIAQDVLNNNSQLNQNSFWK, encoded by the coding sequence ATGATGAAAACAACACAACGAAACGTGCGGAAATGTAGCAAATTGAGCCTGCTACTGATTGCTTTTGCTGCGGCGAGCCCATTGTTATCTGGTTGTAGCAGCATGCTGGACGTTGACGCCAGACATATTGTCAACGAAGAGAACAAGTGGAAAGATATTAACGATGCACGAAGCTCACTGATGGGAGTTTATGGTTTGTTACGTACCGCTTTGGCACAAGATAATGGCTATTGGATGTACGGCGAGTTAAGATCCGGGGATTTTTCGGCGGTTAATAAAAGAGACTTGGATGTTATTATAGCTGGTGAACTAAATTCATCTTATCCCCTAGTACAAAAATTGAGCAACTGGCGTAAATTCTATGCGGTGATCAATGCGGCCAATCTGTTTATCGAAAATTCCGGCAGAATTGTTCCCCTAGATGCGCAATATACTGCGCTGAACAATAAGATCGATATCGCTCAAATGCGAGTTATCAAAGGGTTTTGCTATTATCTTTTGGCCCGTACCTGGGGTGATGTACCTATTTGGGATAAGTCTTATGAAGGCAATTTTCCCAATATTAAAGCTTCCCCAGAAAAGGAGGTTTTGGCCTATGCCGAAAATCAGATCAAATCCATCAAAGATGAGTTGCCTTTTATTTATGGGAGTGAGACAGATCCAGTATATCCTACATTAAATTACCATGGTTCCAATCGCGATCGATGGAACGGTGTACTTTTTAATCGTTTGTCGGCAAATACAATCCTGGCACATATTGCCGCTTGGTCAGGTAATTATTTGGGAGCATCAGTATATGCAGATTATGTCCTTACTAATGCAAGTAAATCTGGGGCGTCATTCAACTTGTCCTCCAACATTACCACCGCAAATGGTTTTTTCTATAATTCATCCAATTCACAGTTGGTTGCATTTCCATTTAAATGGGCCGAGGGAGAAGCGTCGTATGAAGGACATTTGGAGCAATTAACATTAGCAAGCCCGTTGGTGTCGAAAGCGACCCCAGATATCTATATTCCAAATGACCATATTATCCAGGTTTTTACAGAAGACAACGATGTCCGGTATAATATCGCCAAGGATGGCACGATCGCTTCTACCTATTTCTCTAATATTGGTGGTCAATACCCCATCTTCAGCAAAATTAAAGTGATCCGGGAGGGTGTTTCGGGTGCAGATGGCTCTTTGCCATTATTTAGCTCAGCCATAGTCTTTTCACGTTTGGAAGAAATCGCGTTACTCCGTGCAGAAGCACTCGTTGTATTGGGACAGCAGGATTTGGCCAAAGGGTTGTTGGACCAAGTCCGCAAAAGTAGAGGGCTAAATGATTCCCCTAGTGACGCCGATCTGTTGGATGAAATATTCGCCGAGCGCAGAAGAGAGCTTTTGGGGGAAGGCTGGCGTTGGTATGATTTAGTTCGCTACAAGAAATTAAAGCGGAATGATCCTGAATTTAATAAACTTATTGATGGAAAGGGCATATTCTGGCCCATTGCACAAGATGTACTGAATAATAATAGCCAATTAAATCAAAATTCATTTTGGAAATAA